One stretch of Armigeres subalbatus isolate Guangzhou_Male chromosome 2, GZ_Asu_2, whole genome shotgun sequence DNA includes these proteins:
- the LOC134208883 gene encoding uncharacterized protein LOC134208883, which yields MNADKWANEYPLAAAAIKDKTYMDDYYDSADSPEEAAKLAKQVRSIHAHGGFEMRNWVSNSGVVLEELGESVARDPRLLQSTIGEKWERVLGMLWHPESDALTFCTELGEQLLFYINGDKRPTKRIALRIIMSLFDPLGLLAPYLIHGRTLIQDLWRSGIQWDEEMRDAEFTKWMRWVELLPGIRELSLPRYYFGDAQPISEQSLQCHVFTDASETGYGCAVYFRAIDEFGCVRCSLIMARSKVAPLKHLSIPRLELEAAVLGAKLLNNALAYHSLQPRNVYLWTDSSTVFSWIRSDHRRYKQFVAHRIGEILSLTQAENWRWVPSKNNVADCLTKWVHDTEPDSSGRWFKGPAFLYLSEDLWPQHFIKTNTTEELRSTYVLAHISLPIGIIDTSRVSKWSILLRTVACLYRFVNNCRLRISKRPIETFPATRNQQICLKRTIASCKTPLKQEEFQKAEQFLWRAAQSEFYQDEIRTLLKNRDQTIAEWSPIEKSSPIYQLSPFADEFGVIRMEGRTANAIYANFDARFPIILPKDSQITQRLLEFYDHRCGHASKELVVNEVRQRFEISHLRSAVDKISRNCVFCKVNKCKPSPPRMAPLLQHRLTPYVRPFSYVGIYYMGPLEVTVGRHKEKRYVAVFTCLVVRAVHLEVAYDLSSESCIMAIRRFSRRRGSPVNIFSDNGTNFVGANRELQKQIQQINLASAGTFTDARTKWSFNPPSAPHMGGVWERMVRSVKEAMAALNDGRKLTDEILWTVVVETEGLINSRPLTYMPQEINSTEALTPNHFILGCSTGAHEPLEPPTNVGQVLRSSFQRSQQLADVAWKRWVNEYFPTINKRTKWLDDVRSVKVGDLVYVSEGKRRSWIRGFVEETIPGKDGRVRQAVVRTASGKPRRPVIKLAVLELGGSTEDPPLDPRGGGCSGNTTSEPSLPNAESSTKRTLRSSQQ from the coding sequence ATGAACGCCGACAAGTGGGCGAACGAGTATCCTTTGGCGGCGGCAGCGATTAAGGATAAAACATACATGGACGATTACTATGATAGCGCCGATTCTCCCGAAGAAGCAGCTAAGCTGGCGAAGCAAGTGCGATCCATCCATGCGCATGGAGGATTCGAGATGCGAAATTGGGTGAGCAACAGTGGCGTAGTATTGGAAGAGCTTGGCGAAAGTGTCGCCCGAGATCCACGTCTTTTGCAATCAACAATAGGAGAAAAATGGGAGAGAGTGTTGGGGATGTTATGGCATCCGGAATCGGATGCGTTGACCTTCTGCACGGAGCTAGGTGAACAGTTGCTTTTCTACATCAATGGAGATAAACGACCTACGAAACGCATAGCTCTGAGGATTATAATGAGCTTATTCGATCCCCTTGGTCTATTAGCTCCATATCTTATTCATGGGCGTACCTTAATACAGGATTTATGGAGAAGCGGTATTCAATGGGATGAAGAAATGAGAGACGCCGAATTTACAAAATGGATGCGATGGGTGGAATTGCTGCCTGGTATTCGTGAACTCAGCCTTCCACGTTATTATTTCGGCGACGCACAACCGATTTCCGAACAATCATTGCAGTGTCACGTATTCACCGATGCCAGTGAGACAGGATATGGCTGCGCGGTCTACTTTCGCGCTATAGATGAATTCGGATGTGTAAGATGCTCATTAATCATGGCGAGAAGCAAGGTTGCTCCACTCAAACATTTGTCCATCCCTCGATTGGAGTTGGAGGCTGCAGTGCTGGGCGCTAAATTACTCAACAATGCTTTGGCTTATCATTCTCTTCAACCTCGCAATGTGTACTTGTGGACGGACTCTTCCACTGTCTTTTCGTGGATTCGTTCGGATCACAGACGATATAAGCAATTCGTCGCACATCGCATTGGGGAAATTCTGTCGTTAACCCAAGCAGAAAACTGGCGATGGGTACCGTCAAAGAACAACGTAGCTGACTGTTTGACGAAGTGGGTACACGATACGGAACCTGATTCGAGCGGGAGATGGTTTAAGGGACCGGCATTTCTATACCTCTCCGAAGATCTGTGGCCCCAGCATTTCATAAAAACCAATACCACTGAAGAGTTGCGCTCCACCTACGTCCTAGCCCACATCTCTCTACCTATTGGGATAATAGACACTTCTAGGGTATCGAAATGGAGTATACTTTTGCGAACTGTAGCATGCTTGTACCGCTTTGTCAACAATTGCCGCTTACGAATTTCTAAACGCCCGATAGAAACCTTTCCGGCGACAAGAAATCAGCAGATCTGTTTGAAACGTACCATTGCATCGTGTAAGACACCGTTGAAgcaggaagaatttcaaaaagcaGAGCAGTTTTTGTGGAGAGCAGCGCAAAGCGAATTCTATCAAGACGAAATTCGAACTCTGCTGAAAAACCGCGATCAAACGATTGCGGAATGGTCGCCAATCGAGAAAAGCAGCCCAATCTACCAATTATCACCATTTGCCGACGAGTTCGGAGTAATTCGAATGGAAGGAAGAACCGCGAATGCTATATACGCGAATTTTGACGCGAGATTCCCGATCATTCTTCCCAAGGACAGTCAAATCACTCAACGACTTTTGGAATTTTATGATCACCGTTGCGGTCATGCAAGCAAAGAATTGGTTGTTAACGAGGTCCGCCAACGATTTGAGATCTCGCATTTACGTTCGGCTGTGGATAAAATTTCCCGAAACTGCGTGTTCTGTAAAGTAAACAAATGTAAACCCTCTCCTCCTCGAATGGCTCCACTACTCCAGCATAGACTGACCCCATATGTGCGACCATTCAGCTACGTGGGAATTTACTACATGGGCCCATTGGAAGTAACCGTCGGTAGGCACAAAGAAAAAAGGTACGTCGCAGTGTTCACATGCTTAGTCGTACGTGCCGTGCACCTTGAGGTTGCCTACGATCTATCGAGCGAATCGTGTATAATGGCGATCCGAAGATTCTCGCGAAGACGTGGGTCTCcagtaaatattttttcggacAACGGTACCAATTTTGTGGGCGCCAACCGGGAACTTCAGAAGCAGATACAACAGATCAACTTAGCAAGCGCTGGCACTTTCACAGACGCACGCACGAAATGGTCATTCAATCCTCCCTCCGCCCCTCACATGGGCGGGGTATGGGAACGAATGGTACGCAGCGTTAAAGAAGCAATGGCTGCATTGAACGATGGACGCAAATTAACCGACGAAATCTTGTGGACTGTGGTAGTCGAAACGGAAGGTTTGATCAACTCACGTCCTCTCACTTACATGCCACAAGAGATTAATTCAACCGAAGCATTGACACCAAACCATTTCATCTTGGGTTGCTCGACTGGGGCACACGAGCCTCTAGAGCCACCGACGAATGTAGGACAAGTTCTCCGAAGTAGTTTTCAACGATCTCAACAATTAGCAGACGTTGCCTGGAAGCGATGGGTGAATGAATACTTTCCTACAATCAACAAGCGGACCAAGTGGCTGGATGACGTGAGATCCGTCAAGGTAGGGGATCTTGTTTATGTGTCGGAAGGCAAGAGAAGGTCGTGGATTAGAGGTTTTGTGGAAGAAACTATTCCTGGCAAAGACGGAAGAGTTCGGCAAGCAGTAGTGCGAACGGCATCTGGAAAACCAAGGCGTCCAGTGATCAAGCTAGCGGTGTTGGAGCTGGGTGGATCTACGGAAGACCCTCCTCTCGATCCACGGGGAGGGGGATGTTCTGGCAACACGACTTCTGAACCATCGCTTCCTAATGCAGAATCCAGCACTAAACGCACACTACGTTCCTCACAACAATGA